The genomic interval ACTCGATATAGCATTCACATCGATTAGACAATAAGTGCATCTTTCAAAAAATGAATCAATAACTCTAACATGTTTTATTTCTCTACACTAGATATCATATCATAATCACCATAAATAACTAAGTTAAAAGAAATGGAGGAAAAACTCTGTTTCACTTCATACGCATAATGAACATCTAACCATTAATCATCATTTATAAATAATCATTTTTGCATGGTAGCATCTTTTTGAATATCAATCCGAATACATGTCTTGATTAGAGGAATTCTGTTATATGTGAAAAAATCCTGGCGAATACCTTTCACCAGGATTTTGTAATGGCCTATTTCAATGCTTCAATTCTAAACTTATAATCTCCATTTATTCTTTTTGTCCTTAAGGCTGTTTACCGATATACGCCAATATTCCCCCATCCACATAGAGAATATGACCATTAACAAAGTTTGACGCTTCCGATGCTAAAAACACCGCTGAACCAGCTAGATCCTCAGGGTTCCCCCAGCGAGCTGCAGGTGTTTTACCGATAATAAACTGATCAAATGGATGCCGCGACCCATCGGCTTGCTTTTCCCGTAATGGCGCTGTTTGTGGTGTCGCAATATAACCTGGTCCAATTCCATTACATTGAATATTGTATTCTCCATATTCAGAAGCAATATTCTTTGTGAGCATTTTAAGACCGCCTTTAGCAGCAGCATAAGCACTAACCGTTTCACGACCTAGCTCGCTCATCATGGAGCAAATGTTAATAATTTTACCGCCACCATTTTGAATCATATCTGGAATAACTGCTTTTGAAACGATAAACGGTCCATTCAAATCTACATCAACAACTTGACGGAACTCTTCAGCAGACATTTCAATCATTGGAATACGTTTGATAATTCCAGCATTGTTCACTAGAATATCAATCGGACCAACCTCTTCTTTTATCTGTGCAATCGCTGCTTGTACGGCGCCTTCATCCGTTACATCAAAAACATAGCCTTTTGCTTCCATTCCAGCTTCTTCATAAGCTTCAAGCGCTTTTTCAACGGATTCTTGATTTAAGGAGTTAAATACGATTTTCGCTCCTGCTTTTGCTAATGCGCTTGCAATTTCAAAGCCAATTCCATAAATCGCTCCCGTCACTAATGCTACTTTTCCATCAATGCGGAATTTATCCATACTGAATGTCATCGTTTTCTCCCTCCTTTTATTTCAATTTATCCATTGGAATCATATCCATATCTGTATAGGTAATATTTTCCCCACACATCGCCCAGATAAAGGAATAATTACTTGTACCAACTCCAGAATGAATAGACCAGCTCGGTGAAATCGCTGCTTGTTCACTGCTCATAACTAAATGCTTTGTTTCATCTGGCTTACCCATCATGTGGAAAATACGCGTATCCTCTTCCATATCGAAATACACATATGCTTCCATTCTTCTTTCATGTGTATGGGAAGGCATTGTATTCCAAGCACTACCTGGCTCTAAAATGGTATAGCCCATTTGCAATTGACAGCTTTCACATACATTTGGATGAATGTATTGATAGATTTTTCGTTGATTTAATGTTAATGGCTCACCCGTTTCCATCGGTTTAATATTATCAATGCTAATTTTTACATTTGGATATTTGTGGTGTGCTGGTACGGAACTAATATAAAATTTAG from Niallia sp. FSL W8-0635 carries:
- a CDS encoding gluconate 5-dehydrogenase, whose protein sequence is MTFSMDKFRIDGKVALVTGAIYGIGFEIASALAKAGAKIVFNSLNQESVEKALEAYEEAGMEAKGYVFDVTDEGAVQAAIAQIKEEVGPIDILVNNAGIIKRIPMIEMSAEEFRQVVDVDLNGPFIVSKAVIPDMIQNGGGKIINICSMMSELGRETVSAYAAAKGGLKMLTKNIASEYGEYNIQCNGIGPGYIATPQTAPLREKQADGSRHPFDQFIIGKTPAARWGNPEDLAGSAVFLASEASNFVNGHILYVDGGILAYIGKQP
- the kduI gene encoding 5-dehydro-4-deoxy-D-glucuronate isomerase, which produces METRYTHSPEDIRHYSTEQLRKEFLVEKVFIPGEISLTYTHNDRMIFGGVTPTETSLEISLDKQLGVDYFLERRELGVINIGGPGYIEIDGEKEEMKKQDGYYIGKETRHVVFSSENPNNPAKFYISSVPAHHKYPNVKISIDNIKPMETGEPLTLNQRKIYQYIHPNVCESCQLQMGYTILEPGSAWNTMPSHTHERRMEAYVYFDMEEDTRIFHMMGKPDETKHLVMSSEQAAISPSWSIHSGVGTSNYSFIWAMCGENITYTDMDMIPMDKLK